GGTGAGTTCATCACGAATCGTTTCGGAATTACGGCGAGATTGTTCATTTTGCTGGTTCATATCTTGAAGGGCTTGCTCGAGTTTTTCGACCTGGGCGCTGCTGCTTTGGAGTCGCTCTTCTAAGCGCGCCTCGGATTGCTTGGCTTCTTGATACTGGCTCTCTTGGGTTTTAAGAGCATTCTCTAACTCGGTCATAGCTTCTGGCTGAACATTGCCTTGGGAGGCTTTGAGACCGCGGATGACCCAGGCTGCACCAAAACCAACAACCAAACCAACAACTAAAAATACAATATCCATATTATTCACCCCATTTGGGAACTTGAGCATTCAACTTAGATCCCATACCGTTCCCGTCTGACAGGCTTGGGAGGCGCAGTGGAAGAATTGACAGAGGCACAGATTCAGGAGCTTGCGGGCGATCTTCGCGGCCTTCTCACGAGCCTAAAAAGCCTACTGGAATCAAGCAAAGACAGCACCCAAGCCGTGGAACCCGACCGCGCCATCGGCCGGCTCACCCGAATGGATGCGATTCAGCAGCAGAGTATGGCCAAGGCTAACCGGGCAACCTATCAGCTCAGGCTTCAGCAGGCTCAGCAAGCTCTGCGCAACCTTGAGGCGGATGACTATGGGTATTGCCGGCGCTGCGATGAGGAGATTGGTTACCGGAGGCTCAAGGCCAAACCAGAAACCCCATTTTGTGTGAATTGTCAGTCGGCGTCTGAGGGCAGGGGCTAAGGCTTACGCCACAAACCTCGCGATTGTGTGGACTCCAAGAAAGAATCGTAGAGCTCTTGGGTTTGCTCTCTGCGGTCGTAGTTATCAGCAAATGGAACGGTATTGATAAAGTCTTCGAGCTCTCTTTGACCCGTAATACTTTCGTTGAGTGCTGTATAGGTTCCGCATGGCTCTGCATCAAAAGTTGCTTCATCAGCAACGATGACCGGAAGACTCGGCGGCGGTCTGGGGTCAACGCGCTCAATGCGGTCCATATCTAAAACGTCGAAGAAATCGTTGGCGGAAGAATCCCGCACATTGAGTGGTTCGAGGTTCCACAGTCTTTCAGCAAAGGCCAAGATGGATGCGTGGTCGTAAACAGTATTGCTGGCAAATTTTTCTTTGACGTAAGGGCCGACAAATTGTGTGGGTACGCGAAAACCCATTTGGTCGAAACCATCGGCCGCTCGTTCG
This DNA window, taken from Deltaproteobacteria bacterium, encodes the following:
- a CDS encoding TraR/DksA family transcriptional regulator encodes the protein MEELTEAQIQELAGDLRGLLTSLKSLLESSKDSTQAVEPDRAIGRLTRMDAIQQQSMAKANRATYQLRLQQAQQALRNLEADDYGYCRRCDEEIGYRRLKAKPETPFCVNCQSASEGRG